From one Peredibacter starrii genomic stretch:
- a CDS encoding methyl-accepting chemotaxis protein has translation MRLRSEQGEQEILELLKVMSRMAKSAKRIEEITEVMDNISFQAALLTLDANILHAESGKSWDGLSSVKNSVRDSAEEMYFQFNLLLDEVSDMKRLVGDKGQRFAKTKDLN, from the coding sequence ATGAGGCTTAGAAGTGAGCAGGGCGAACAAGAGATTCTAGAGCTTTTAAAAGTTATGTCTCGTATGGCGAAGTCTGCGAAGAGGATCGAAGAGATCACAGAGGTGATGGATAACATCTCTTTTCAAGCTGCTCTACTAACTTTAGATGCAAATATTCTACACGCGGAATCTGGAAAAAGCTGGGACGGCCTTTCGAGTGTTAAAAATTCTGTTCGTGATTCGGCCGAAGAAATGTACTTCCAATTTAATCTACTTCTGGATGAAGTATCTGACATGAAAAGACTTGTAGGTGATAAAGGTCAAAGATTCGCGAAGACCAAAGATTTAAACTAA